A stretch of DNA from Caldicellulosiruptoraceae bacterium PP1:
ATGGTTTGGGGCAAATCTTGTGTTTTCAGGTAAAATAACATTAGGTATGTTTATGGGCTTTTATATACTTGCAGGGCTTTTATATCAACCTGTTGTTTCAATAACAGGGATAATTTTAAGCTATCAAGAATTAAAAGTTGCTTACTTAAGGTTTGAAGATTATTATAAAACTCCAAATGACTTAATTGAAAATGGTGGGAATAAACCATTTAAATTTAAAAAATGCTTAGAAATGAGAAATATCTCATTTTCATATGAAAATAATAATCCAGTATTCAATAACGTTAATCTTTTATTAAGCCCTGGTTGCATTGTAGCCTTGTCAGGCA
This window harbors:
- a CDS encoding ABC transporter transmembrane domain-containing protein, whose product is IVFVFQVILIIKFRKPINEAVFAKRSIEQNIIADVNEHFNAIELVKTLSLEKLAFEKISNNMRQLIDAIIKFVFVQSMYQTGTNLLNQLWSFGVLWFGANLVFSGKITLGMFMGFYILAGLLYQPVVSITGIILSYQELKVAYLRFEDYYKTPNDLIENGGNKPFKFKKCLEMRNISFSYENNNPVFNNVNLLLSPGCIVALSG